Proteins from a genomic interval of Diaphorobacter sp. HDW4A:
- a CDS encoding transporter substrate-binding domain-containing protein, with product MANKDPLRIGVLFSQTGVTSRIGQSQLQGTLLGIEEVNDAGGVDGREVVPVIYDAQSDPRQYAALAEKLIVEDRVNTIFGCYMSSSRKAVIPIIERWNKLLFYPTLYEGFEFFNNLIYTGAAPNQNSVQLAEYMTANFGARAYLIGSDYIYPWESNRIMKELIQQRPDSALLGERYVKLDAGALDFKPILEDIKAKQPDFIFSTVVGDSTNSLYQAYADAGFDPQRMPIASLTTSEAEISQMLPGTAAGHFTAAPYFQSIRTDVNQRCLERFRRRFGHGVMPNLCWEAAYFQVHLFANAARLAGSDEINLLMPHLLGSEFQAPQGKVRIDERNHHTCLYPRIGRVDPNGQFTIMREATRAVHPDPYLVTHSLGDWTVKLPNQIDEPAGGD from the coding sequence TTGGCCAACAAGGACCCGTTGAGAATCGGTGTGCTGTTCTCGCAGACAGGCGTGACTTCGCGCATTGGTCAATCGCAATTGCAAGGGACTTTGCTCGGCATTGAAGAGGTCAACGATGCGGGCGGCGTGGATGGGCGCGAAGTGGTGCCCGTGATTTACGACGCGCAATCTGATCCACGCCAATATGCAGCGCTGGCCGAAAAACTCATAGTCGAAGACCGCGTGAACACCATCTTCGGCTGCTACATGTCCAGCAGCCGAAAAGCGGTGATTCCGATCATCGAGCGCTGGAACAAGCTGCTGTTCTATCCCACGTTGTACGAAGGTTTCGAGTTCTTCAACAACCTCATCTACACGGGCGCGGCGCCGAATCAGAACAGCGTGCAACTGGCCGAGTACATGACGGCGAACTTTGGTGCGCGCGCGTATCTGATCGGCTCGGACTACATCTATCCGTGGGAGTCCAACCGCATCATGAAGGAGCTGATCCAGCAGCGTCCCGACAGCGCGTTGCTGGGCGAGCGCTATGTGAAGCTTGATGCGGGCGCGCTGGATTTCAAACCGATTCTGGAAGACATCAAGGCCAAACAGCCGGACTTCATTTTTTCCACTGTGGTGGGTGATTCGACCAACAGTCTTTATCAGGCCTATGCGGATGCAGGCTTTGACCCACAGCGCATGCCGATTGCAAGTCTCACCACTTCGGAAGCAGAAATCTCGCAGATGCTGCCGGGCACGGCGGCGGGGCATTTCACGGCGGCGCCGTATTTCCAGTCGATCCGCACGGATGTGAACCAGCGTTGTCTTGAGCGCTTTCGCCGCCGCTTCGGCCATGGCGTGATGCCCAATCTCTGTTGGGAAGCCGCGTATTTTCAGGTTCATCTGTTCGCCAACGCGGCGCGGCTTGCGGGAAGCGACGAGATCAATCTGCTCATGCCACACCTGCTGGGCAGTGAGTTTCAGGCGCCGCAGGGCAAGGTGCGCATCGATGAGCGCAACCATCACACCTGCCTTTATCCACGCATTGGGCGTGTGGATCCGAACGGGCAATTCACCATCATGCGTGAGGCCACGCGGGCCGTGCATCCCGACCCCTATCTTGTGACGCATTCGTTGGGCGACTGGACGGTGAAGTTGCCCAATCAGATCGACGAGCCTGCGGGGGGCGACTGA
- a CDS encoding ANTAR domain-containing response regulator — protein MESGNRRRPSGSALLGDLRTLRVAVLHPDDSDGLHLIQQLQRIGCQTQAFWPPPPVLPDVTDVVFIAVRPDVIHRDMTWRTPEMRAAVIAIVTYENPTIVQTVLELGAHAVMPSPVRSFGVLSTLVVARGVQHEMANQTKQIRKLETKLAGQRRLADAKAVLMQQRCISEDAAYDLIRAQAMAKRMSMDEIATAIINANEILNLGKT, from the coding sequence GTGGAGTCCGGCAATCGGCGCAGGCCGTCGGGATCGGCGCTGCTGGGGGATCTGCGCACTTTGCGCGTGGCGGTGCTGCATCCGGACGATTCCGACGGGTTGCATCTCATTCAGCAACTGCAGCGCATAGGCTGCCAGACGCAGGCCTTCTGGCCACCACCACCGGTGCTTCCCGATGTGACCGATGTGGTCTTCATCGCGGTGCGCCCCGATGTGATCCACCGCGATATGACTTGGCGAACGCCGGAGATGAGGGCCGCGGTAATCGCCATCGTCACCTATGAAAATCCGACCATCGTGCAAACGGTGCTGGAGCTTGGCGCGCATGCGGTGATGCCGTCGCCGGTGCGCTCGTTCGGCGTGCTTTCCACGCTGGTGGTGGCGCGCGGTGTGCAGCATGAAATGGCCAATCAGACCAAGCAGATCCGCAAGCTCGAAACCAAGCTGGCAGGCCAGCGCCGGCTGGCCGATGCCAAGGCGGTGTTGATGCAGCAGCGTTGTATTTCTGAAGACGCGGCTTACGACCTGATCCGTGCGCAAGCGATGGCCAAGCGCATGTCCATGGACGAGATCGCCACGGCCATCATCAACGCCAACGAAATCCTCAACCTCGGGAAAACCTGA